GGCACCAAGGACCTCTCCTCCAAACAGATCCAGGTGGGTGGGGACAAAGGCATGGGCAAACTGAGAAATGAGACAAATGAAGAGATTAGTGTGTAAATATGGGGAAAAGCTATTTTAAAGTCTTTCAGAGTGTGGCATTTACAAATGTTAGATAGGGAAAAGCTAAGATAAATGTCACACTGGGAAGATCTGTTTAGAAATATGAGGTCATTATGAAGGTCAAATTACTAATGgttaggtatttggtcacaaactaTAATTAAACTAAGACAGCACAGATGCAACTTTGTTTAGCTGGATTTAAGTGACTGTAGCAAGAAAAATTGTTTCCTCCCAGTTGACCTCAGATAATCTCCTTAAACCGTATCCTCCCAGGAAACTTGTGATAAGTAACAGACATCAAAACTCTCTGTTCAGCTTAATAATGTGTataatgtttttcatctttgtgtgtttcaggagatGCTGGGTTTAATGAAGCCAGCAGCATCGGGTCAACAAGGTCGCCCAGCGGCACCTCAGGATGCTGCAGCCTCTTGCAGGTACGGAGGAGCACCAACGCTTCCCACATTACTTTGACAGTTAATGGTAGCTGTTTCCAGAAGTTGGGGGAAAAACATGATCTTAGTGATCCTCCAACAGTTTGCTTTTCTCATCtaaggtgtgtttgtttgtattcataTTCAGATTCCTTCAGCCTGTGCACAGAGTCGATATGAATCTGACCGACTTGCTCGGCGAGCTTCAGAGAGACCCATGGCCTGTCCCTCAGGGCAAACGGCCCCTCCGCTCCACAGGGGTCGCACTGTCTGTTGCTGTCGGTCTGCTGGAGGTACAATACACATAGATCATATAGTATATGAAGTGGATACAAGTCATGCTGGACTTTGAATAGGCTGTACCTCATGTGTGGTTTAAGACATGTTAAATCCAAACCACACCTGGGTACAGAATATCATTGTCAatcacacactcagacacatgcTTCACAGTAAGCTGAACTTTACCCTCTTCAAGACAATTGTTCCACATGTAACTGTTCAGAAACGCTATCTTCTGCAGCAATAGTACATGTGCTTTGTCGGTTCAAAGGCTGGTTCCTTGTTTgccttcttttttccccctccactGTCattatcctctcctctcctactGCTAATCTGCGTGGTTATATAACTGATGCAACAGATCATTCTCCCGCTGTACTCTCCTTCAGCAGGAACGAGATGAGGCCTGATTAGAATAAATTTGGCTCTTTCAGTGATTCCAGATTCACTGATTCGTCAAGAGGCATTTGACTTGATGAGTGGGTCTTTTACATATAAAGCAGAACTGCAAAAAGTGGTTAGCAACCGCTGTTagcttgtgtatttatttgcttGTTCTCTGTGAATGAGTACAGTTGAGTTGTCCCTTTTTATACATGACTCATATTTACACAGACCATGTTATCAAATGGGCGCATTATATTAAACGTTCTCTCTGGTGACTTTGTGACTACGTGGCCTACGTCCAAATGCCTCAGTGTCTCGGACATTCCCAGACTCCTGGACTATGGACTTTGTTGTAAGGCTATGACGTCTGCCCTTCGCTGAAAGAGATTCCCTAAAAGCTCTCATTTAGACTTGTTATGCTCTCTAGACATGAtataacatttcagttttttactTTACGACTTTATGTTCTATTATGGATTCCCAACACAGTATGTGTACAGGTGATCCTAGTTTTTTTAATAAGGCAGTCTTAACTTTAAATGGCAAATTTGAGAACTAGGTCACTAGTCCATTAGTGCTCGTTATCCACATTGACAGCCCGAAAACAGGGATTCAGCACACATGCTGCAGTACGGAAATGCAACAGAGATATCGATATGGATATAAAGGagtgcatactgtatatttcatctGTTGTAACAACAGTATATATGCAGAGGTACTGTACAATGATACTGACGTTCAACTGAAACCCAATTTCCCTTCTCTATCCTCAGGGTACATTCCCCAACACGGGGGCTCGTGTGATGCTGTTCATCGGAGGGCCCCCCACCCAGGGCCCGGGCATGGTGGTGGGAGACGAGCTGAAAACCCCCATCCGCTCCTGGCACGACATCCAGAAAGACAACGCTCGCCATTTGAAGAAAGCCACCAAGGTGAGCGATCGCATGAACCCTCTACAACCCTTTCACACACAACATACTGAGGGGACGTTCACTGACATTAAGTTGttatttcatgtcttttttgtcaCACAGTACTATGAAGCCATGGCCAACCGCTCAGCAGTGAATGGCCACTGTATTGATATCTACGCCTGTGCCCTGGACCAGACTGGACTGCTGGAGATGAAGTGCTTATCTAATCTCACCGGGTACGTCAACACTTACTGTTTAATATGTTGAGGCTGTGAGATTATGTTAGTCTAACTATTAGGAATGTGTGATTCTTTAAACATAAATAATCTAGATTCTAAACCATTTGTTGTAATGTATTAACAGAGGGCACATTGTGATGGGAGACTCCTTCAACACCTCCCTGTTCAAGCAGACCTTCCAGAGGGTCTTTAGTAAAGACTACAATGGAGACTTCCGTATGGCCTTCGGAGGCGTCCTGGAGGTCAAGGTAAAGACGTGATTTAGTCATCAGAGTCGTGATGAAAAGTTTTATTATCACACCACAGAATAGATGCGATTTTGCTAATCTGACATTAGCTGTAGTATAAATTGAATGTATGTTGTGCTTTCTGTCTGTATAGACATCAAGGGAACTGAAGGTTTGCGGGGCCATTGGGCCGTGTGTTTCACTCAACTCCAAAGGTTCCTGTGTTTCTGAGAACGTGAGTCGCTGCCCCAGATTCAGATTCCTTCCTTCACACAACTGAATTGTAATCTGAGAGCTGTCCTGTGCTGACATTCATCACAATATGCTCTCTGTTTTGTGTAGGAGATGGGTATTGGTGGCACGAGCCAATGGAAAGTGTGCAGTCTCAACCCCTCCACCACTCTGGGCATTTACTTTGAAGTGGTGAAtcaggtaaaaagaaaaaagcacttTGTTGAACCTCAGCTTGTGAACTGTGCTGTACTGTAGGCTGATGAAAGTACAGTCGCTAATGACATCAAACAAGTGAATAATTGTGATGAAGGCTTTGGATAGTAAAACTCTAGAAACAAtggctttttgtgtgttgttaccCTTGTAGTAGAAGGCCATTTGTTTGCGACTGACAAAGTAGTCTTACtgtctttcctgtttttgtgtttgtgcagcacaATGCACCAGTCCCCCAGGGTGGCCGAGGAGTGGTCCAGTTTGTAACCCAGTACCAGCACTCCAACGCACAGAGGAGGATACGGGTCTCTACCGTCGCCAGAAAGTAAGACCCTGGATCTAATGTTGGTGTAGACACTCTTTACTGATTTATAACAGGCAATGTACCTAAAGCTGTACTTTATTCCACGTCAACCTGGAATAATagtattattaacattaacaagcTAGCTTACTTTGTAATAATGACCGTGGCTTTGTGTCAAGAAAGTGACAGCTAGAGTCAATATATGCATCACTAGAAAGGATGTTTACATTCCTGCAATATTTGCAGTGTCCGCTTGATTCGCACCACACCAATGCTCACCTGCACCTCTctgctttcctccctccctcccccaccaaAGCTGGGCGGACGCACAGACCCAAATTCAGCACATTGAGTCGTCGTTCGACCAGGAGGCGGCTGCGGTGCTCATGGCTCGCCTGGGAGTCTTCCGGGCAGAGTCGGAGGAGGGACCAGATGTCCTGCGTTGGCTTGACAGGCAGCTCATCCGCCTGGTGAGTGACACACCCATGCTCCAAATACGCCCTGCCTTTGACGAGAACAATGCATAGTTGGCATTGTTGAGATTGTGCGATATATGAAAAGCAGTAGAACGTCATTCTGTGATCACGTATTATGTTACTCCTGTATGATGTGCCAGGTTTTGTAAGGGTCATTCCATGATATGTTCAATgtttaaacaatgttttgtcTCACTCGATTTCAGTGTCAGAAGTTCGGCCAGTTCAATAAAGACGATCCTACCTCCTTCAAACTGTCAGAGTCTCTGTCCCTCTACCCACAGGTAAACCTGCCTCCTAGTGGAAGTGTGAATCTGTAAAGAAATGACTAAAATGAATTTTCCAATCTTTATCAATCTGATTAAAATGTGACCTAATCAGTTCTAACTACAACACTGTGCTGTAAtaactttcttcctctctcctccacctgcagttCATGTTCCACCTGCGGCGGTCGCCCTTCCTGCAGGTGTTCAACAACAGCCCGGATGAGTCGTCCTATTACAGGCATCACTTTGTCAGACAGGACCTGACCCAGTCCCTGATCATGATCCAGCCCATCCTCTACTCATACTCCTTCCATGGACCACCAGAGGTCAGCCTCACACCCTCCACACCGTTACTATCACTACTAGAGGAGCATCTGGTCTTTCCTAGAAGCCTTCAGAATGTCTTCATTATAAGTGTTTTTGATGAGTTGTTTCAAACTGCGTCCTGGATCTGTCTGTTCTTCACAGCCCGTTCTGCTGGACAGCAGCAGTATCCTGCCAGATCGAATCCTGCTGATGGACACGTTCTTCCAGCTGGTTATCTACCATGGAGAGGTGAGACAGGGCACCTCCAACATTTGATTAACCCCCATTGGAGAACTTTAGTTCCAGAAATCTCCATCTGCCATTCAtctccttcatttctttctagAGCATACATTTGGGGATACAGCAGGCTTTTCTTAATGCCgtcattttcctctttatttccaGACCATAGCCCAGTGGCGAAAGGCAGGCTACCAGGAGATGGCAGAGTATGAGAacttcaaacagctgctgcaggctccACTGGATGACGCCCAGGAGATCCTACAGACGCGCTTCCCCATGCCGCGCTACGTCGACACTGAGCACGGAGGCTCACAGGCTCGCTTCCTGCTCTCCAAGGTCAACCCATCGCAGACCCACAACAACCTCTACGCCTGGGGACAGGTACGGTATTATAAGCTACAGCTTGCTGTGCTGTTTCTTATAGAAGTCAAATTCTTCACCCAAAGTGGAAATAGACTGTGGTTGTCAAAGTTGTGGAAAAATGGCATCTTAATAAATTCTGTCAGGTTGTGTTAAGTTTATTGACGGTAAATGGTGCTTGAATTTGCAGGTTCTCAGCACTGATATTTTTAAACTCTTTTCATCAGACCATCTAAAGATATCAAATTCAGTTGATTTTCACTCATTCCAGGTTTCATAACCACATATTGTATTATGTGTAATGTATCTTGGCTGTTATGACAACTCGGAAGACTTCAAGTCAAACTGTTAGCAAACACAGGTCTTGGATTAGCTAACCTCTGATTCTAAGTGGGGAAGATTGAAAGCGGAAAATAGCATTAATCTCTTATTTCCCAAGTCAAGGAAGAACTGAACCGTGACCTGCAGTATACAAACACTGTGAATACATCTGTGGCCGTCTGAGAATGGGATTATCGACAGGACGCGCTCTTGCATAAACTAATCTTAGCGATAAATGTGTTAGTCTGTTTCATGGGATCAGAGTTATGTCATGTAAAGATCCGTCAGTAAAGTGAGTCAGTCACTCAACCACTATTTTTGTCCTTGCTTGCTTCCGGTGCATCTGCAGGAGACCGGAGCCCCGATCCTCACTGATGACGTCAGCCTGCAGGTCTTCATGGACCACTTGAAGAAACTGGCAGTTTCCAGCTCCGCGTAGACGTCTACGTTTTTTCCAccgcaaagagagaaagagggaccCAACATTCCCGTTCTGATATAGGGATCCATTCACATTTCCCCTGTTTCTGTAAAGGAGCCAACCCCAGAGAGTCTGCTGTATCTGCTTGCTTGATTTTACTGTGCTCTTTTCTGGACTCATATGTGACATTTCCATGCTGCAAAAGGAAcaggaaaaggggggaaaatgGCACATTCCtaacaagaaaacaagtgaCATTTGTGCTCGTTTTCATTAACTTGTTATTTATGAGAAATGGCTCCAGTGCTGCAGAACCCGATTGTCCTCCTGTAAGCAATATCAAATTCTCTATTTCtcttttatatttgatattacCTCTGACATGCAGAATGATTAGAATTGCAGAAtctaattatttttgttttctttttgttggtttgtttgtccTAAAATGTGTACCTACTGCATCACACTTGGTTGAAGGTGCTGTTTAATAGGACGCTTAtatgtgtttgctttgtctATAGCTAAAGATGACATGCCTACATTTTTCTCATTAATAAATTATAATGGTACCTCTAAAGCTGGTTAAGAAGCGTTCACAGGGCTAATCGGGCTTCACATTGATGGCTTGTTAATCACACTTTATTTCACATATAAAGATCAAATCCTACATGGATTATGCCTAAAGTGTTTTCCAAGAAAATTCCCTCTGAATAATGAGGATTAATGTTCTGAGGAATGGAAGTCAATCACATCAACTTGGCTGACTCTGTTTTCAATGACGaacatttagatttatttttaactttgacTTTATAGGGCACTCTATAGTTTAGCCCCCTCATCCCGTCTCGTTCACCATCTGGTATTTTGCACCCGATGACCAAGTGTCTTTGTAATCAAACTTTAATATACTGTAAGACTGTATAAAAGGGACAGTTTGATTTAGATCCTGTCTGGATTCTTAATGCTATCCATATAAAGGCCTGTTGGCAGGGAATGGattctgtctgtgttgtctgTCATTGCACCTGCATGTACGTCCCATTCTACTGAAGTGCAGCGGTCAGCTCAGCTGACGAACCCACGCGCCAGACGTGTGTGTACTTAAAAATCAAACCTTGCGTTTCCTGCTCTGGATTTTCACATTGACGTCACAGAGGTTACCAGAGATGCTCAATTCACACACCAGACATCTGTTTGGCTGCGTGCAGCAGAAGGAAAACGATTGCGTGCCGGTGTGTGCGAGAGAATGGGGCACGGCATGTTTCTACAACAGTAGGTGACACATCCTGTGTGTAGATTGGAAGCGACAAACAATTGTCTTTTTCTCATTCGTTGCTACTGTACATAAAGCCTGCATGGCACGCAATCCCAATCATAAAACCACTCACACACCATCTACTGTCTGTACTACTGTAAGCTGATTTCAGATCCCCCAGACAGTATGATTTCGAGGATCAGTGAACGGCAGATTATGAAGACTAATCCTTGGGGGCTATCTGTATGGAGGCAAATTCTACTCTTAGCAGCTTTAAGCGGAAGTTGCCACTGAAATACAAATGAAGTCTGTCTATCAAGAGCTTAGGCCTTACAATGTTGCACTCTGAAGCCACATATGCTCCCAAGGTATTCAAAGCCAAATGAAAGATGCAACGCAATGGCTCTTAATCTCTTTTGACATGGATACTCTTGCACAATACCAAAAGCTCCTTTTAAGGCCATGCATTTTCACTTTAAATTGGGGCAGTTGCATGTGAACTGACGCCATACTGTACATGGATATGAAATGGTCCCATAAAGGGAAAATAATCATGTCTtcattttaatctgtgtgtgtctatatgctTGGCCATCTTGACACATGCAAATGCTGCAGCTGTGCATGTTCAATGATGTTctgaagaacaaaagaacattAAAATTTCTCCGGcccactatttttttttgtcttcagtgATCATTCATGATGCTCATGTCCATGTGATTCCCAGGCTTAGGCAAAGCTGTAAGGAAATGTGTCGTCTTATTATCTCCTATCAAATCCTAACGGATCAGTTCTGGTCCAGCAGCAAGAGAAATCCATTCTGGCTTCTGACCCAGATAACTTATGTAAGATTTCTATATAGAATATGCCATAGTATGT
The sequence above is a segment of the Enoplosus armatus isolate fEnoArm2 chromosome 2, fEnoArm2.hap1, whole genome shotgun sequence genome. Coding sequences within it:
- the sec23b gene encoding protein transport protein Sec23B gives rise to the protein MATYQEFIQQNEDRDGVRFSWNLWPSSRLEATRLVAPVSCLFTPLKERPDLPPVQYEPVLCSRANCKAVLNPLCQVDFRAKIWACNFCFQRNPFPPSYAGISEVNQPAELMPQFSTIEYIVQRGPPTPLIFLYVVDTCLEEEDLQALKESLQMSLSLLPPNALVGLITFGRMVQVHELSCEGIAKSYVFRGTKDLSSKQIQEMLGLMKPAASGQQGRPAAPQDAAASCRFLQPVHRVDMNLTDLLGELQRDPWPVPQGKRPLRSTGVALSVAVGLLEGTFPNTGARVMLFIGGPPTQGPGMVVGDELKTPIRSWHDIQKDNARHLKKATKYYEAMANRSAVNGHCIDIYACALDQTGLLEMKCLSNLTGGHIVMGDSFNTSLFKQTFQRVFSKDYNGDFRMAFGGVLEVKTSRELKVCGAIGPCVSLNSKGSCVSENEMGIGGTSQWKVCSLNPSTTLGIYFEVVNQHNAPVPQGGRGVVQFVTQYQHSNAQRRIRVSTVARNWADAQTQIQHIESSFDQEAAAVLMARLGVFRAESEEGPDVLRWLDRQLIRLCQKFGQFNKDDPTSFKLSESLSLYPQFMFHLRRSPFLQVFNNSPDESSYYRHHFVRQDLTQSLIMIQPILYSYSFHGPPEPVLLDSSSILPDRILLMDTFFQLVIYHGETIAQWRKAGYQEMAEYENFKQLLQAPLDDAQEILQTRFPMPRYVDTEHGGSQARFLLSKVNPSQTHNNLYAWGQETGAPILTDDVSLQVFMDHLKKLAVSSSA